The DNA segment GGCAACGCACTGAATCTCGTCGAGAAGGCAACCGGGCAGGTCATCCCGTTGAGCCAGACCGTGTTCGCGCCGTTCGTATTCATCCCGACCGTGCTGGTCGTGATCGTGATGACGGCGATCTTCATCCGCATGCATCCAGCAGAGGACAGCGTGGTTCCGTTCAGCGAACCGGACGCCGCGCCCGCCGCATCGGCCGACGCGGACCCGCACGCACGCAGTTCGGGCGCGTCGTCGTTCGCCGCGCGCGCGGAGCGCTCGGTGCTCGGTACGCTGATCGTGCTGGCGTTCGGCGTCGGCTATCTGGCAATGACCTGGGCCAGCAAAGGCTTCGAACTCGATATCAATACGACCATCCTGGTCTTCCTGCTGGTGGGCCTCGCATTGCAACGCACGCCGATCGCCTACGCGGATGCGATTCGCCGCGCGGCGCGCCAGACCGGCTCGATGCTGCTGCAATACCCGATGTACGGCGGCATCATGGGCATCATGACGGGAACGGGCCTCGCATCGACGATCGCCAAAACCTTCGTCGCGATTGCCACGCCGGTCACGCTTCCGGTGCTCAGCTACTTCAGCTCGCTCATCATCACGCTGCTGATCCCGAGCGCGGGCGGGCACTGGGCGGTGCAGGGGCCGTTCGTTCTGCCGGCCGCGCTCGGGCTGCATGCTTCGGTGGCGCGTACCGCGATGGGCGTGGCGATGGCAGAGAACGTGTCGAACATGCTGCAGCCTTTCTGGGCCGTGCCCGTGGTTGCGATTGCGGGGATCCGCATTCAGCGGGTCATGGGTTATACCGCCGTCACGTTCGCTGTGTCGCTCGTGATTTATGGCGTGGCGCTCTGGCTGATTCCGTGAGCGTTCGTAAGCGACGCCCGGTTGCGCCGTCGGCAGCCGCGTGTTGAATGGCGTGTCGCGACGGCTCGACGTCAGGGAACGGTTACTGCTGACAGGCTGGCGAAAGCAATGCGCCGGCGGAATGAGTGCGGCAACGCGGTGGGCGCTCACGCGGGGCAGACACCCTCATCCCGTCGGCTCGGACAATGGCAGCCGATGGGTCTTCATCCAGCAACCGTACAGGACAAGAACGAATGCCACAGATCACGGAAATCGACGTCGCCATTCTCGGCGCAGGAACCGCGGGCCTCAATGCGCTTCGACAGGTCAAAGAAGCGGGTAAGTCTTTCGTGCTGATCGAGCGCGGCGATCTTGGGACCATGTGCGCGCGCGTCGGCTGCATTCCGTCGAAAGCCGTGCTGCACGCGAGCGACCTGCTGCGAGCCTGCCGCGAGGCGGACGGGAGCGCGAGCGCAGCGCAACTCGCCGAACGCGCGAATGCGCTGTGGCAGCGGGCGCGCGCGACGCGCAACGAGTCGGTCAAAGGCATGGTCGACGAAACGCGCGAACTCGCTGGCGACGGACTGATTCAGGGCGACGCGCACATCGTCGGCCCGGGTGACATCCAGGTGGGCGAGCGCCTGTTCCGGGCCCGCGCGGTGGTGATCGCCACCGGCTCGGCGCCGGTCGTCCCACCAGCGTGGCAAGCGCTGGGCGACGGCGTGCTGAACACGGACTCGCTGTTCGATCTGCCTGTGCTGCCGCAAAGCATCGGGCTGATCGGGCTCGGCGCGATCGGCCTCGAAATGGGCGTGGCATTAAGCCGGCTCGGCGTGCGCGTGACGGGCGCGGACCAAAGCAATGTGGTGGGCGGCATCAAGGACCCATTGATCGCGCAAGCGGCGCGACAGCACTTTGAACGGGACCTGCCAATGTGGCTGGACGAGCCTGTCGACGTCAAACGCAGTCCCTCGGGGGCATTCGAAATATCGTCCGGTGAAGACGGCAAGCGGCGTGTCGAAGTGGAATGCGTGCTGGTCGCAATGGGGCGTCGTTCGACATTGGCCACGCTCGGGCTGGAGAAGGCCGGCATCGAACTGGACGCGCACGGCCATGCGCCGGTCGATCCGCACACCATGCGCGTGGGCGAGTCGAACTTCTATCTGGCGGGCGACGTCGACGCTACGCGTCCTTTGCAGCACGAAGCGGCCGACGAAGGCAGCATGGCGGGCTGGAACGCGGCAAGGCATGGTTCGGACGACCGCTGGCAGCGCCGCGTGCCGCTCTCCATTGCGTTCACGAACCCGGATATCGGCGCAATCGGCTGTCCGTTCGACACGTTGCCCGCCGGCACGCTCGTCGCCGAAGGCGGCGCGAAAGGCAATGCGCGCTCGGCGATCACGGGAGAGCGCGACAACGTCGTACGTCTTTATGTCGCGCCGGTCACGGGCAAGCTGCTCGGAGCGGCGCTCCTTGCCGGCGCGGGCGAGCATCTCGCGCATCTGCTCGCGTGGGCGGTTCAGCGCGGCGAGACGGTCGAACAACTGCTGCAGTTGCCGTTCTATCACCCGACCGTCGAGGAAATCGTCCAGAGCGCTTTGCGCGATGCGGTGTCGAAACTGCACCGGCCGCGTGGACTCGATCTCGCGCCCGCGGGCGCAGACAGGTAATTCGTCCCGCCGCTTCAGGACGAGCGGTTAATGTGACCCGACGCACCGAGCGGGCACCGTGCTTACGGCACAGTGTGCAAAACAGCGAGCGGAGGAGACTACCGTGTCGAGCACGTCATTAGCCCTGAAGAACGCCGTGACATCGGCCCCCAGAATTCTGTATGTCTGGATTCTGCTGTACATGATCCGTGAAGAGCAGGCCGCACGCTGAGCGCGTCTAGCCTTGCCAGCGCGGCGAACGCATGAGCGCCTCCAGCGGCATGGGTTTATCGAAGAAATAGCCTTGCGCCTGCGCGGCGCCCATTTCCCGAAGCATTGCAAGCGTGTCGGCGTCTTCGACGCCCTCCGCGACGAGCGTCAGCCCGAGCGACTCCGCCATGCGCACGATAGCGGTCACGATGGCGCGGCTGCGCGGACTGGCGGTGAGTTCGAGAATGAATGACTTGTCGATTTTCAGCCCGCTGAAACGGTACTGATGCACGTAGCTGAGCGACGAAAAGCCTGCGCCGAAGTCGTCGAGCACGACGGACATGCCGTTGTCCGAAAGGCGCTGCATCGTGTCGCGCGCGAGGTCGGGCTCGGCGACCAGCGCACCTTCCGTCAGTTCGAGGCATACGCGCGACGGCGCGACGCCATACCCATCGAGTATCGCGAGCACGTCGTCGGCAAACTCGCGGCGCGTGATGCTATAGCTCGAACAGTTCACGTGCACGGGTGGCCAGTTCGCGTGCTGGGGCTCGGACAGAATCGCCGCGATGCGCGTGAGCATGTAGAGATCCACCTTGCCGATCAGCTTCAGCCCTTCGACACGCGGCAGGAATTCGCCCGGCGCGACGATGCGTCCATCCGGCCGCCGCCAGCGGATCAACGCTTCGAGCGCCGCCACGCGACCCGTGCTCACGTCGACGATCGGCTGGAAAAACGGCAGCAGTTCATCGTCCCGTTTGAGCGCGTTGCGCAGCGCGCCTTCGCGCTCCACCTGGTCCGACACCTCGCGCCGCAGTTCATGATTGAACACGACGAAGTGGTCACGCCCCGCGTTTTTCACGCGATACATTGCGATATCGGCGTCGCGTAAAAGGTCGGCCGGTTCACGGTGATACTGCCCGTCTGCGCTCACGATGCCGATGCTGCACGACGAGAACACCACATGCTCGTCGATATGGAAAGGCAGATCGAATTCCGCGAGAACGCGCTCAGCGATCGTGACGGCGTTGTTGATGTGCGCCGTTTGCGACAGCACCGCGAACTCGTCGCCGCCCAGCCGCGCCAGCAGATCGCCCGGCTGCACGCATGCCTGCAGCCGGCCGGCGGCCTGCTGAAGCAGCATGTCGCCGCATTGATGGCCCAGGCTGTCGTTCACCACCTTGAAACGATCCAGGTCGATGAACATCACGGTCATCGGCGTGCCGTCCGTGCGGTACGCATGCCACGCGGCCTGCAGCCGGTTCAGCAGATGACTGCGGTTGGGCAGGCGGGTGAGCGCGTCGTGCGAATTTTCGTGGACGAGCCTCGCGTTGGCGTTATCGAGCTCCTGCGTGCGGACCTGCACACGCGCTTCGAGCTCCGCATTCGCCGCATGCAATGCCTCGGCGGCGCGGCGGCGTGACAGGGCAGTGTCGATATGGCGCGAGACGAATGTGAGCAGTTCCTGGTCGCGGCGTGAGTAGCTCACGAGCGGCGTGTAGCTCTGCACGGCGAGTACGCCGCGCACGTCATCGCCATCGAAAAGCGGCACGCCGAGCCACGAATGCAGACGCACGTCACGGCCGCCCAGGTCGACCGTGCCTTCGGCGTCCAGCCGCAACGCCTCTTCGTGATCGATCAGGCAAGGCTTACGCTGGCTGATCACATACTCGGTCAGACCGCGCCGCCCCAGACGCGGCAGCGGCGGTTCGACCACGCCCTCGTCGATGTAATACGGGAAAGAGACGACCTGCGT comes from the Paraburkholderia sp. PREW-6R genome and includes:
- a CDS encoding EAL domain-containing protein, which encodes MIDALIDWNAADRTASSVPTIEALFRAVHDGAHPWAQAWVWYRAGEQLHLAGQGGTSPAWPKIVSEETLAELCAARGWQQWPTGYGESVLGWLVAPAGFAGEPSVHEFARSLGERAQTDALARAQNTQRVLYEIAYLASSVPERAEFLRCVHERLGMLIDAENFYLALYDRKSGKITYPYYVDVIDTDVIEPENYDFLNPARLSMTGTVLTTGQPLLIDAATIRAAEAEGRFYCIGDRPEFWMGAPLKNASDEVFGMLAMQVYDVSRVYSAEDRALFLVVARHVAMALDRILHRTDLEEQVARRTSELSLVNVALREGIAERERAEHLQAALFQIAELSSRPGDMVEFFRSLHRIVGDLLYARNFYIALFDTDTQVVSFPYYIDEGVVEPPLPRLGRRGLTEYVISQRKPCLIDHEEALRLDAEGTVDLGGRDVRLHSWLGVPLFDGDDVRGVLAVQSYTPLVSYSRRDQELLTFVSRHIDTALSRRRAAEALHAANAELEARVQVRTQELDNANARLVHENSHDALTRLPNRSHLLNRLQAAWHAYRTDGTPMTVMFIDLDRFKVVNDSLGHQCGDMLLQQAAGRLQACVQPGDLLARLGGDEFAVLSQTAHINNAVTIAERVLAEFDLPFHIDEHVVFSSCSIGIVSADGQYHREPADLLRDADIAMYRVKNAGRDHFVVFNHELRREVSDQVEREGALRNALKRDDELLPFFQPIVDVSTGRVAALEALIRWRRPDGRIVAPGEFLPRVEGLKLIGKVDLYMLTRIAAILSEPQHANWPPVHVNCSSYSITRREFADDVLAILDGYGVAPSRVCLELTEGALVAEPDLARDTMQRLSDNGMSVVLDDFGAGFSSLSYVHQYRFSGLKIDKSFILELTASPRSRAIVTAIVRMAESLGLTLVAEGVEDADTLAMLREMGAAQAQGYFFDKPMPLEALMRSPRWQG
- a CDS encoding TIGR00366 family protein; translation: MNNPESPVPGSVNGARRGGVVAGLVYVFEQVMPDPFVLAIGLTVVVSALAAVFAPHASLPVLLSSWYGGTFNILGFALQMILILATGYAIADAPLVQRGLRALAARVHSPTHAALLVFPIVAVAAWLNWGLGLVVGALLSREIARRVKVDFAWLVAGSYSAWSVCNSGLSSSIALSQASHGNALNLVEKATGQVIPLSQTVFAPFVFIPTVLVVIVMTAIFIRMHPAEDSVVPFSEPDAAPAASADADPHARSSGASSFAARAERSVLGTLIVLAFGVGYLAMTWASKGFELDINTTILVFLLVGLALQRTPIAYADAIRRAARQTGSMLLQYPMYGGIMGIMTGTGLASTIAKTFVAIATPVTLPVLSYFSSLIITLLIPSAGGHWAVQGPFVLPAALGLHASVARTAMGVAMAENVSNMLQPFWAVPVVAIAGIRIQRVMGYTAVTFAVSLVIYGVALWLIP
- a CDS encoding dihydrolipoyl dehydrogenase; translated protein: MPQITEIDVAILGAGTAGLNALRQVKEAGKSFVLIERGDLGTMCARVGCIPSKAVLHASDLLRACREADGSASAAQLAERANALWQRARATRNESVKGMVDETRELAGDGLIQGDAHIVGPGDIQVGERLFRARAVVIATGSAPVVPPAWQALGDGVLNTDSLFDLPVLPQSIGLIGLGAIGLEMGVALSRLGVRVTGADQSNVVGGIKDPLIAQAARQHFERDLPMWLDEPVDVKRSPSGAFEISSGEDGKRRVEVECVLVAMGRRSTLATLGLEKAGIELDAHGHAPVDPHTMRVGESNFYLAGDVDATRPLQHEAADEGSMAGWNAARHGSDDRWQRRVPLSIAFTNPDIGAIGCPFDTLPAGTLVAEGGAKGNARSAITGERDNVVRLYVAPVTGKLLGAALLAGAGEHLAHLLAWAVQRGETVEQLLQLPFYHPTVEEIVQSALRDAVSKLHRPRGLDLAPAGADR